The Ahaetulla prasina isolate Xishuangbanna chromosome 3, ASM2864084v1, whole genome shotgun sequence genome window below encodes:
- the LOC131196037 gene encoding 14 kDa phosphohistidine phosphatase-like, giving the protein MLSLSALRHAFRSSQRGWIMAAGGQLSSVPEVELDPDGIFKYILVRVQRGADEHRDIVRGTADAEFHNHIFEKVNPEMEKLGFVCKCLGGGKIDHNSKDKKIRVFGLSTGYGKADHSVTVEILKRTYKDYEISWSDDKK; this is encoded by the exons ATGCTTTCTCTTTCTGCACTTCGGCACGCATTCCGCTCCAGTCAGCGAGGCTGGATAATGGCGGCCGGAGGGCAGCTGAGCTCGGTGCCCGAAGTGGAGCTGGACCCCGATGGCATTTTCAAATATATCCTGGTGCGGGTCCAGCGGGGGGCTGATGAGCACCGCGACATCGTGAGGGGCACTGCGGACGCCGAGTTCCACA ATCACATATTTGAAAAAGTTAACCCTGAAATGGAAAAGCTAGGTTTTGTATGCAAGTGTCTTGGAGGAGGAAAAATTGATCATAACAGCAAAGACAAAAAAATCCGTGTATTTGGCCTTTCTACA GGATATGGTAAAGCTGATCATTCTGTGACTGTTGAAATACTGAAGAGAACTTATAAAGATTATGAAATTAGCTGGTCAGATGACAAGAAATAA
- the METTL18 gene encoding histidine protein methyltransferase 1 homolog, which produces MEFQFNFSVDKIAENGTDTAENEKLQQEIVLLNNQENSNKITSEENKLNYYLSGTIANISDHNTLNARPVTSLLKQSCPKSAKVHDIPKDVSKVLENKTIGTLPGINYANIYVVETALPGNYVKENTMSNTSQSDLITGVYEGGLKIWECTFDLLDYLSEADIQFAQKSVLDLGCGAGLLGIVAIKGNAKEVHFQDYNSSVIEGITMPNILANSQDDDGEEDTQLHLNQSRKKDFTQDFLSKCKFFSGEWSEFTTFILNNTKSLVKYDLILTSETIYNPNYYEAFHDALSSLLARKGTIFLASKAHYFGCGGGVHLFTNFIEKKNVFKSQVVKVIEKGLNRFIIELTFKNSC; this is translated from the coding sequence ATGGAATTTCAATTCAACTTCTCTGTGGACAAAATAGCAGAAAACGGAACAGATACTGCTGAAAATGAAAAGCTCCAGCAGGAAATAGTCCTATTGAATAATCAAGAAAACAGCAATAAGATTACttcagaagaaaataaattaaattactaTTTATCTGGAACCATTGCTAATATATCAGACCACAATACTTTGAATGCAAGACCTGTTACAAGTTTGTTAAAACAGTCCTGTCCCAAATCTGCCAAGGTGCATGATATTCCTAAAGATGTCAGTAAAGTCCTTGAGAACAAAACTATTGGAACTTTACCAGGCATTAACTATGCAAATATTTATGTGGTGGAGACTGCACTTCCAGGAAACTATGTCAAAGAAAACACTATGTCTAACACTTCTCAATCTGACCTAATTACAGGTGTCTATGAAGGAGGTTTAAAGATTTGGGAATGCACTTTTGATCTCCTGGATTATTTGTCAGAAGCTGATATTCAGTTTGCACAGAAGTCAGTTTTGGACCTTGGGTGTGGAGCTGGACTGCTAGGAATAGTTGCAATAAAAGGAAATGCCAAAGAAGTTCATTTTCAAGATTATAACAGTTCAGTAATTGAAGGAATCACCATGCCGAACATACTGGCTAATTCTCAAGATGATGATGGTGAGGAAGATACCCAACTTCACCTAAATCAATCTAGGAAAAAAGATTTCACCCAAGATTTTCTATCTAAATGCAAGTTTTTTTCTGGGGAATGGTCAGAATTtactacatttattttaaataacaccAAATCTTTAGTAAAATATGATCTCATACTTACATCAGAAACTATTTATAATCCTAATTACTATGAAGCTTTCCATGATGCACTTTCAAGTTTATTGGCAAGAAAGGGCACCATATTTTTAGCTAGCAAAGCACATTATTTTGGGTGTGGAGGAGGCGTCCACCTTTTTACAAATTTCATAGAAAAGAAGAACGTATTTAAATCTCAAGTGGTTAAAGTTATTGAGAAGGGGCTCAATCGTTTCATTATTGAACTGACTTTTAAGAATTCCTGTTAA